The [Eubacterium] siraeum genome contains a region encoding:
- a CDS encoding DUF4422 domain-containing protein produces the protein MSSGENNSKKIAIFVSHRIDLKSMVVDNPLYVPVRCGAALDENDKGNAIMGDNTGDNISEKRISFCEYTVQYWAWKNYDADYYGLCHYRRYLSFMDSFMPGNDYDVRMENNLSVRTAELYQLFNKSKMEKEISSYDVIVGKAFDTTKITRVRPRNSVKELWYASRNLVDPIAIDTLIKIIEDRHPELVESMNEYFASKYYRGYNCFVMSKKIFNEYNKVLFDILFEFDKQFDTTGYEGNKLRATGYMGEIVYGVYMWYLQHHTDCKFLERQIVYFKNTEADPDANTLAQRTLSYKKPNDDIKIFVSHRMDLDSAVIGNRIFENYKCNAGSARCFLKMNGDDTGDNISDLAKYFSELSVQYWAWKNADVNYYGLCHYRRYLSFSNKKFDQCSRGYIIENMLNDESVEKYGLKDYDGMAKQIKKYDLITGGSMNVDEMDFLFGGKRAHCIKDIFMIQEHLFDKSAPELTLKLVDELYPEYSKAAEEYMASKKYYAYNCFVMSKELFNRFCTFEFGVLFEFMKRFDMSKYQGTKMRTPGYMSEVLYGIFIYWVLKQRKYKVKENQLVFFRETNAAKCRLAPAKTAAAPKKPKKDESVLKKIMRNTFPAYRVALRNEERLGALVASVNDLQKKSTEHSVLLARTVKVCQSTAPKSVQAAAAKPPIIATSLRKDIWDAKTLTSNINLNIACLANEIHETHKKSFGEFRNINTGRDVVVMASGPSMKYYKPIPGAVHIGMNASFLNPDVDIDYYFTTDYESRAPWFEKLKEYDFVKFFGQYSTGEYRDKFQVSEKIIRENNGRRFFQAAPSEDIHINIEFYPLMAFYSIAFQAIHFALFTNAKRIYLVGCDCTNAGYFDGSKQRLSDLVAKTSVPHWLDGYQKVKAFVERFYPDTEIISVNPMGLRGLYSDVYTDDFIADHPEIDSSKVTRLNSTQEEK, from the coding sequence ATGAGTAGCGGTGAAAACAACAGCAAAAAAATCGCAATTTTCGTTTCACACAGAATCGATCTCAAAAGCATGGTGGTTGACAATCCTTTATATGTACCCGTAAGATGCGGTGCAGCACTCGACGAGAATGATAAAGGCAACGCCATAATGGGCGATAACACAGGCGATAACATATCCGAGAAAAGAATTTCTTTTTGCGAATACACAGTACAGTACTGGGCGTGGAAAAATTATGATGCGGATTATTACGGACTTTGTCACTACAGAAGGTATCTTTCGTTTATGGATTCCTTTATGCCGGGCAATGACTACGATGTACGAATGGAAAACAACCTTTCGGTACGCACCGCAGAGTTATATCAGCTTTTCAATAAGTCAAAGATGGAGAAGGAGATCTCATCCTATGACGTTATTGTCGGCAAGGCTTTCGATACGACAAAGATCACCAGAGTACGTCCCAGAAACAGTGTAAAGGAGTTATGGTACGCATCAAGAAATCTTGTCGATCCTATAGCTATTGATACATTGATAAAGATAATAGAAGACAGGCACCCCGAGCTTGTTGAATCTATGAATGAGTATTTTGCCTCAAAGTATTACAGAGGCTATAACTGCTTTGTAATGTCAAAGAAGATATTCAACGAATACAACAAGGTGCTTTTTGACATACTCTTTGAGTTTGATAAACAGTTTGATACCACCGGCTACGAGGGCAACAAGCTCAGAGCCACAGGCTATATGGGCGAGATCGTTTACGGCGTTTATATGTGGTATCTTCAGCATCACACCGATTGCAAGTTCCTTGAGCGTCAGATTGTATACTTCAAGAACACCGAAGCAGATCCCGATGCAAATACCCTTGCACAGCGTACTCTGTCATACAAGAAGCCCAACGATGACATCAAGATTTTCGTTTCGCACAGAATGGATCTTGACAGTGCCGTGATAGGTAACCGTATATTTGAAAACTATAAGTGTAATGCAGGCTCGGCAAGATGCTTCCTTAAGATGAACGGCGATGACACCGGCGACAATATCTCCGATCTTGCAAAGTATTTCTCGGAACTGAGTGTTCAGTATTGGGCGTGGAAGAATGCCGATGTAAATTACTACGGCCTTTGCCACTACAGACGTTATCTTTCATTCAGCAATAAGAAGTTTGACCAATGCTCAAGAGGCTACATAATCGAAAATATGCTCAATGACGAGAGCGTAGAGAAGTACGGCCTTAAAGACTATGACGGTATGGCAAAGCAGATAAAGAAATACGATCTTATCACAGGCGGAAGCATGAATGTTGATGAGATGGATTTCCTTTTTGGCGGAAAGCGTGCACATTGCATCAAAGATATATTCATGATTCAGGAGCATTTATTCGATAAAAGCGCACCTGAGCTTACGCTTAAGCTGGTTGATGAGCTTTACCCCGAATATTCTAAGGCTGCCGAGGAATATATGGCTTCAAAGAAGTACTATGCGTACAACTGCTTTGTAATGTCAAAAGAGCTGTTCAACCGCTTCTGTACATTTGAATTCGGCGTACTGTTCGAATTCATGAAAAGATTTGATATGTCAAAATATCAGGGTACCAAAATGAGAACGCCCGGCTATATGTCTGAGGTTCTTTACGGTATCTTCATATACTGGGTATTAAAGCAGAGAAAGTACAAGGTAAAGGAAAATCAGCTTGTATTCTTCAGAGAAACCAATGCCGCAAAGTGCAGGCTTGCTCCTGCAAAAACAGCGGCTGCTCCCAAAAAGCCCAAAAAAGACGAAAGCGTTTTAAAGAAGATAATGAGAAACACCTTCCCTGCATATCGTGTTGCTTTACGAAACGAGGAAAGACTCGGCGCACTGGTTGCTTCTGTTAACGATCTTCAGAAAAAGTCTACAGAACACAGCGTGCTGCTTGCGAGAACCGTAAAGGTTTGTCAGAGCACTGCTCCTAAGAGCGTACAGGCAGCGGCCGCTAAGCCTCCTATCATCGCTACCAGTCTTCGCAAGGATATATGGGATGCAAAAACACTCACTTCAAATATTAATCTCAATATTGCCTGCCTTGCAAATGAGATACACGAAACTCATAAGAAGTCATTCGGCGAGTTCAGAAATATCAATACCGGCAGAGATGTTGTTGTAATGGCATCAGGACCTTCAATGAAATACTACAAGCCCATTCCCGGTGCCGTACATATAGGTATGAACGCTTCATTCTTAAATCCTGATGTTGATATTGATTACTATTTTACAACCGATTACGAAAGCCGTGCTCCGTGGTTTGAAAAGCTGAAGGAATACGATTTTGTCAAGTTCTTCGGTCAGTATTCTACCGGTGAATACAGAGATAAATTCCAGGTATCAGAGAAGATCATCAGAGAGAATAACGGCAGAAGATTCTTCCAGGCGGCTCCCAGTGAGGATATACATATTAATATAGAATTCTATCCCCTTATGGCATTCTATTCAATTGCGTTCCAGGCTATCCACTTTGCACTCTTTACCAATGCGAAAAGAATTTATCTCGTTGGTTGCGACTGCACCAATGCAGGATATTTTGACGGCAGCAAGCAGAGATTGTCCGATCTTGTAGCAAAGACAAGTGTTCCGCACTGGTTAGACGGCTATCAGAAGGTCAAGGCGTTTGTTGAACGCTTCTATCCGGATACAGAGATTATATCCGTTAATCCTATGGGTCTCAGAGGACTTTATTCAGACGTTTATACGGATGACTTCATAGCAGATCATCCCGAAATAGATAGCAGTAAAGTAACACGTCTTAACAGCACACAGGAGGAAAAATGA
- the sigG gene encoding RNA polymerase sporulation sigma factor SigG translates to MGGVFLYYNKVEISGVNTAKLKVLKESEKTELLRQMRSGDPTAREKLINGNLRLVLSVIQRFSGRGENPDDLFQVGCIGLMKAIDNFSTDFNVRFSTYAVPMIMGELRRYLRDSGSIRVSRSMRDLAYKAMQAREKLTNDNSKEPTIEQIAKEIDAKREDVVIALEAVSDPISLYEPVFSESGDTIYMMDQIGDNNDDRNWLDEIALKEAIIGLDDREKNILKLRFFRGKTQVEVAQEIGISQAQVSRLEKGALGKIKKAL, encoded by the coding sequence ATGGGCGGTGTTTTTTTGTATTACAACAAGGTTGAAATAAGCGGTGTCAACACAGCGAAGCTTAAGGTCCTCAAGGAGTCGGAAAAAACCGAATTGCTAAGGCAAATGCGCAGCGGCGACCCGACAGCCAGAGAGAAGCTGATAAACGGGAATCTGCGTCTTGTTCTCAGCGTGATACAGCGTTTTTCGGGCAGAGGAGAAAACCCCGACGATCTTTTTCAGGTCGGATGTATCGGCCTGATGAAAGCTATCGACAATTTTTCAACTGATTTTAACGTCAGATTCAGCACTTATGCCGTGCCTATGATAATGGGCGAATTGCGGCGTTACCTGAGGGACTCAGGCTCAATCCGTGTCAGCCGTTCAATGCGTGATCTGGCTTATAAAGCTATGCAGGCAAGAGAAAAACTTACCAATGATAACTCAAAAGAACCTACAATCGAGCAGATAGCCAAAGAAATAGACGCAAAACGTGAGGATGTGGTAATAGCGCTTGAGGCTGTCAGCGACCCTATTTCGCTGTACGAACCGGTGTTTTCGGAGTCGGGCGATACCATATATATGATGGATCAGATAGGCGATAATAACGATGACAGAAACTGGCTCGATGAAATAGCATTAAAAGAGGCGATAATCGGGCTTGACGACAGAGAGAAGAATATTCTCAAGCTGCGTTTTTTCAGAGGCAAAACTCAGGTGGAAGTCGCACAGGAAATAGGGATTAGTCAGGCACAGGTATCACGGCTTGAAAAAGGCGCTCTCGGTAAGATAAAAAAGGCGTTATAA
- a CDS encoding DUF4422 domain-containing protein yields the protein MSNIRIFVSHRIDIDSETVDTPVYFPVRCGAVYDESNSEIQGDDTGDNISKLRMSFCEFTVQYWAWKNVDADYYGLCHYRRYLSFSDKHYNNTAFNMVRELRLTAHEKKKYHLDDTQRINNVVQKYDMIIPVVAKASEMSYNRAEVKTLREMWESYNGVYFEQGIIDNMFSLIKELSPEYYNSACEYFSGEYHRAFNCYIMKKELFVRMCEFQFPIMNRIMEITDCKTYERAPGYIGEMLNGIFIHYMLTVENRSAKETQLVFFVNTEKINSAKEYYKYRIHAVADKAVRSVADKIFPMYSPRREKVKKLLRLK from the coding sequence ATGAGTAATATCCGTATTTTTGTATCGCACAGGATAGATATTGACAGCGAAACAGTAGACACTCCCGTTTACTTTCCGGTCAGATGCGGTGCGGTCTATGATGAAAGTAACAGTGAGATTCAGGGCGATGACACGGGCGACAATATTTCAAAGCTCCGAATGTCGTTTTGTGAGTTTACCGTTCAGTATTGGGCATGGAAGAACGTTGATGCCGATTATTACGGACTCTGCCATTACCGTCGTTATCTTTCCTTTTCCGATAAGCACTATAATAATACAGCCTTCAATATGGTGCGTGAGCTGAGGCTTACAGCACACGAAAAAAAGAAATATCATCTTGACGATACCCAAAGAATCAACAATGTTGTTCAAAAATACGATATGATAATTCCCGTGGTTGCAAAAGCGTCCGAGATGAGTTATAACAGGGCAGAAGTCAAAACGCTTCGGGAAATGTGGGAAAGCTATAACGGAGTTTATTTTGAGCAGGGAATAATAGATAATATGTTCTCCCTTATCAAAGAGCTTTCGCCCGAATATTATAATTCCGCCTGCGAATATTTTTCCGGTGAATATCACAGAGCATTCAATTGCTACATAATGAAAAAAGAACTGTTTGTCCGTATGTGCGAGTTCCAGTTTCCTATAATGAACAGGATAATGGAAATAACCGATTGCAAAACTTATGAACGTGCTCCCGGATACATTGGGGAAATGCTTAACGGAATTTTTATACATTATATGCTGACGGTTGAAAACAGGTCGGCTAAGGAAACCCAGCTTGTGTTTTTTGTAAATACGGAAAAGATAAATTCCGCAAAAGAGTATTATAAGTACAGGATTCATGCCGTTGCCGATAAAGCAGTACGGAGCGTTGCCGACAAGATATTCCCGATGTACTCGCCCCGACGTGAAAAGGTTAAAAAGCTGTTAAGACTAAAATAG
- the kdsB gene encoding 3-deoxy-manno-octulosonate cytidylyltransferase, whose product MKVLGIIPARYKSSRFPGKPLADICGKPMIWWVYNRAIKAETLTEVYVATDDERIYNACKENDINVIMTSDTHKTGTDRIGEVARKIPADLYVNIQGDEPMIEPETINKAVYPFFENPDLQITNLMTKIKDPVDVVNFTVPKVITNADNIGVYLTRSTAPYPKGSIDYSYYKQVCVYGFKPEALQFYCSSPRGKIESIEDIEILRFIEAGYRVQYIEVDSETVAVDTQNDLEKVNRLIAAKLEQEKN is encoded by the coding sequence ATGAAAGTATTAGGAATAATTCCCGCAAGATACAAGTCGAGCCGTTTCCCCGGCAAGCCCCTTGCGGATATATGCGGAAAGCCGATGATATGGTGGGTATACAACAGAGCCATAAAAGCCGAAACTCTGACAGAGGTGTATGTTGCCACCGATGATGAACGCATTTACAATGCCTGCAAGGAAAACGACATTAATGTAATAATGACTTCCGATACTCACAAGACAGGAACAGACCGAATAGGTGAGGTCGCAAGAAAAATTCCTGCGGATTTATATGTCAATATACAGGGCGATGAGCCTATGATTGAGCCGGAAACAATAAACAAGGCAGTATATCCTTTCTTCGAAAATCCCGATTTGCAGATCACAAATCTTATGACTAAGATAAAGGATCCTGTTGATGTTGTAAACTTCACAGTGCCTAAAGTCATAACGAATGCCGACAATATAGGCGTATATCTTACCAGAAGCACCGCTCCTTATCCTAAGGGAAGCATAGACTACAGCTATTACAAGCAGGTGTGCGTATACGGCTTCAAGCCTGAGGCACTTCAGTTCTATTGCTCTTCTCCCAGAGGAAAAATAGAATCCATAGAGGATATTGAAATACTCAGATTTATCGAAGCAGGCTACAGAGTTCAGTATATTGAGGTCGATTCCGAAACAGTAGCCGTTGATACACAGAACGATCTTGAAAAGGTCAACAGACTGATAGCGGCAAAGCTCGAACAGGAAAAGAATTAA
- a CDS encoding aldolase catalytic domain-containing protein — MKRIRILDCTLRDGGYINNWKFGYENIKDTVRRLIQAGIDIIEAGYLSSKGDFSADESQYSSVDAIKRILPADRKNTLIAVMINCGDYDAELLPQYDGTGPDCIRVCFHKSQALQAVELCRKIKEKGYKVYFQPMVALSYSDAEYLGLIGMANKFRPDGFYIVDSHGSMKQKDVARFFYLIENNLDKEIAVGFHSHNNLQLSYSNAQYLTALHTDHNLIIDSSIMGMGRGAGNLNTELFVEYLNETAGADYSTEPILCSIDNTIARIYMTTAWGYSLSGYLSAKYRCHQNYARFLNNKNTLTFEGMNAIFSKIEPEKRDNYDREYIDKLYTAHMSAGGEKTPEADLSRLFEGRNVVIIAPGRTTSVESERQKVFDKVKATDAIVISVNHCPEWIKCDYVFVSNIRRYEKLSGIETDKLIITSNINAQAGYTVGYEPLLCSIEAVRDNVTLMLIALLIRSGASSVYLAGVDGYSFKDRNFAYRDMETYEDEQVAKEQNSGISAAIAQLSQRIPVSFITKSLLERGENRS; from the coding sequence ATGAAAAGAATACGGATACTTGATTGTACTCTGCGTGACGGCGGATACATAAATAACTGGAAGTTCGGTTATGAAAACATAAAAGACACAGTACGGCGTCTTATACAGGCCGGTATTGATATAATAGAGGCGGGTTATTTATCGTCAAAGGGAGATTTTTCTGCGGATGAGTCGCAGTATTCTTCGGTTGACGCTATAAAAAGAATCCTTCCTGCCGACAGGAAAAATACTCTGATCGCCGTAATGATAAACTGTGGCGATTATGATGCAGAGCTGTTGCCGCAGTATGACGGTACAGGACCCGACTGCATAAGGGTTTGCTTCCATAAGTCGCAGGCATTGCAGGCGGTTGAGCTTTGCAGAAAAATCAAGGAAAAGGGCTATAAGGTGTATTTCCAGCCTATGGTAGCTCTCAGCTATTCCGATGCCGAGTACCTCGGCCTTATAGGTATGGCAAACAAATTCCGTCCCGACGGTTTTTATATCGTAGATTCTCACGGCTCTATGAAACAGAAGGATGTTGCACGTTTCTTTTACCTTATAGAGAACAATCTCGATAAGGAGATAGCTGTCGGATTCCATTCCCATAACAACCTTCAGCTTTCGTATTCAAACGCTCAGTATTTAACCGCTTTGCATACCGATCATAATCTGATAATAGACAGCAGTATTATGGGTATGGGCAGAGGTGCCGGAAACCTCAACACCGAGCTTTTTGTGGAATATCTGAACGAAACCGCAGGTGCCGATTACAGCACAGAGCCTATTCTCTGTTCTATCGACAACACCATAGCTCGTATTTATATGACTACGGCGTGGGGTTATTCCTTATCGGGCTATTTGTCCGCAAAATACAGATGCCACCAGAATTATGCAAGATTCCTGAATAATAAAAACACGCTGACTTTTGAAGGTATGAACGCTATTTTCTCAAAAATAGAGCCTGAAAAGCGTGACAATTATGACCGAGAATATATAGATAAGCTGTATACCGCTCATATGTCTGCAGGCGGCGAAAAAACGCCCGAGGCTGATCTCAGCAGACTTTTTGAAGGACGTAATGTTGTTATTATCGCACCGGGCAGGACAACATCGGTAGAATCTGAAAGACAGAAGGTCTTTGATAAGGTCAAAGCCACCGATGCAATCGTGATTTCCGTAAACCACTGCCCCGAATGGATCAAATGCGATTATGTGTTTGTAAGCAATATAAGACGTTATGAAAAGCTAAGCGGAATAGAAACCGACAAGCTGATAATCACATCTAATATTAACGCACAAGCGGGCTACACAGTAGGATACGAGCCTTTGCTGTGTTCTATAGAAGCTGTTCGTGACAATGTTACACTTATGCTTATAGCGCTGCTTATAAGATCCGGAGCAAGTTCTGTTTATCTTGCCGGAGTTGACGGGTATTCATTCAAGGACCGCAACTTTGCGTATAGAGATATGGAAACGTATGAAGACGAGCAGGTAGCCAAAGAGCAGAACAGCGGTATATCAGCCGCAATCGCTCAGCTTTCACAGCGGATACCCGTTTCATTTATAACAAAATCACTTCTTGAAAGAGGGGAAAACCGTTCATAA
- the rfbF gene encoding glucose-1-phosphate cytidylyltransferase, with amino-acid sequence MKVVILAGGFGTRISEESQFKPKPMVELGGMPIIWHIMKLYSAYGFNEFVICAGYKQHVIKEYFADYFLHTSDITFDFTSGKNEMIVHRNSSEHWKVTVVDTGLNTMTGGRVKRIKEYVGNEPFMLTYGDGVSDVNIAELVEFHKSHGKLVTMSAYNPGQRFGVLDIDESGRINEFREKTSGDGSLINIGYMVCQPEFFDYIDGDDTVLEKKPLETVAKLGELMAYKHTGFWQCMDTVREKEQLEKMWSSNNAPWKIWK; translated from the coding sequence ATGAAAGTTGTAATACTTGCCGGAGGTTTCGGCACCAGAATCAGCGAAGAAAGCCAGTTCAAACCAAAGCCCATGGTCGAGCTTGGCGGTATGCCTATAATATGGCACATAATGAAGCTCTATTCAGCTTACGGCTTCAATGAATTCGTTATATGTGCAGGTTACAAACAGCACGTTATAAAGGAGTATTTTGCAGACTACTTCCTGCATACATCCGATATTACATTTGACTTCACAAGCGGCAAAAACGAGATGATTGTTCACCGCAACAGCTCGGAACACTGGAAGGTTACCGTAGTGGACACAGGCCTTAACACAATGACCGGCGGACGTGTAAAGCGTATAAAGGAATATGTCGGCAACGAGCCGTTTATGCTGACATACGGTGACGGCGTTTCCGATGTCAATATAGCCGAGCTTGTCGAGTTCCATAAAAGTCACGGAAAGCTGGTAACAATGTCGGCTTACAATCCCGGACAGAGATTCGGCGTTCTTGACATTGATGAAAGCGGAAGAATAAATGAATTCCGTGAGAAGACATCCGGCGACGGAAGCCTTATCAATATCGGCTATATGGTATGCCAACCCGAATTCTTTGATTACATTGACGGCGACGATACCGTTCTCGAAAAGAAGCCCCTTGAAACAGTAGCAAAGCTCGGTGAGCTTATGGCATATAAGCATACAGGCTTCTGGCAGTGCATGGATACTGTAAGAGAAAAAGAACAGCTTGAGAAAATGTGGAGCAGCAACAATGCTCCCTGGAAGATTTGGAAATAA
- a CDS encoding sugar kinase: protein MKVVSFGEIMLRLSPDGYYKLFQKPELNTSFCGAEANVAVALSNFGDEAEFVTALPDNDIGRAACRELMRYGVKTDNIVYTGDRLGIFFAEKGASQRPSKVIYDRKNSAIALAEPSSFDWEKIFDGADWFHITGITPALSDSLAKISVDAVKAAKKAGLTVSCDINYRSKLWSAQKARPVMTEIMKYVDVCIGNEEDAEIVFGIKAGTTDVTKGQLDTDGYKKSLQTVAETFGCKIVAYSQRKSYSASDNGWSGIIYDDEKKQVYTSAQYDIRITDRIGGGDAFASGLIYALHNNISPANAIETAAAAGCLDQTLEGDFCLFGINDVIDLAGGNSSGRVKR from the coding sequence ATGAAGGTAGTTTCTTTTGGAGAAATAATGCTCAGACTATCGCCCGACGGATATTACAAATTGTTTCAGAAGCCGGAGCTTAATACATCGTTTTGCGGTGCTGAAGCTAATGTAGCCGTTGCCCTCAGTAATTTCGGAGATGAGGCTGAATTTGTGACCGCACTTCCCGATAATGATATAGGCAGAGCGGCTTGCAGAGAGCTTATGAGATATGGCGTAAAGACGGATAATATAGTTTATACGGGCGACAGGCTCGGGATATTTTTTGCCGAAAAAGGCGCAAGCCAGCGTCCCTCAAAGGTGATATACGACAGAAAGAACAGTGCGATAGCATTGGCTGAACCTTCGTCGTTTGATTGGGAAAAGATATTTGACGGCGCAGATTGGTTTCATATTACGGGAATCACTCCGGCACTTTCCGACAGCCTTGCAAAAATTTCTGTCGACGCCGTAAAAGCCGCAAAAAAAGCGGGTCTTACCGTAAGCTGCGATATAAACTACAGAAGCAAGCTGTGGAGTGCTCAAAAGGCACGTCCCGTAATGACCGAAATAATGAAGTACGTTGATGTCTGCATAGGAAATGAAGAGGACGCTGAGATAGTGTTCGGAATAAAAGCAGGCACTACGGACGTCACAAAGGGACAGCTTGATACAGACGGCTATAAAAAGAGCCTTCAGACCGTTGCGGAAACATTCGGCTGTAAAATAGTTGCATACTCACAGAGAAAGAGTTATTCCGCAAGCGACAACGGCTGGTCGGGAATCATTTATGATGACGAAAAAAAGCAGGTTTATACATCTGCACAATATGATATAAGAATTACAGACAGAATAGGCGGCGGCGATGCATTTGCGTCGGGGCTTATTTATGCTCTGCACAACAATATATCGCCGGCGAACGCTATTGAAACAGCTGCTGCGGCAGGCTGTCTTGATCAGACGCTTGAAGGCGATTTCTGTCTGTTCGGAATTAATGATGTAATTGATCTTGCCGGTGGAAATTCGTCGGGAAGAGTAAAGAGATAA